From Vallitalea longa, one genomic window encodes:
- a CDS encoding biotin transporter BioY, giving the protein MKLQLREMIMIGIFAALMVVGAKISIPTPFGVPITFQLFFSIYAGLLLGAKAGFLSQIIYMLLGLIGLPVFTVGGGFSYVFNPTFGYIIGFAIAALIVGLMTERTNKLNFVNILGIAVIGFLADYIIGNVYLYFIKDLYINKPIPLFSIFKSMAPFMVKDLILIAVAAYTSTVIIPVLRKSGMIKNTVIVDK; this is encoded by the coding sequence ATGAAATTACAACTTAGAGAAATGATCATGATTGGTATTTTTGCGGCATTAATGGTGGTTGGTGCTAAGATAAGTATTCCTACTCCTTTTGGAGTACCTATAACTTTTCAGCTTTTTTTCAGTATTTATGCAGGTTTATTATTAGGTGCTAAGGCAGGTTTTTTATCTCAAATAATATATATGCTGTTAGGTCTTATAGGATTACCTGTTTTTACTGTAGGAGGAGGCTTTTCATATGTATTTAACCCTACTTTCGGGTATATTATAGGTTTTGCAATTGCAGCTCTAATAGTTGGTCTTATGACTGAAAGGACTAACAAGTTGAATTTCGTTAATATACTAGGTATAGCTGTAATTGGATTCTTAGCTGATTACATAATAGGAAATGTGTATTTGTATTTTATAAAAGATCTATATATAAACAAGCCTATTCCTTTGTTCAGTATTTTTAAATCCATGGCTCCATTTATGGTAAAAGATTTGATTCTGATTGCTGTTGCAGCATACACTTCAACTGTTATAATCCCTGTTCTAAGGAAATCAGGCATGATAAAGAATACTGTAATTGTAGATAAATAG
- a CDS encoding MFS transporter, whose translation MNKLKELLAPYRGLRREIYIIFIAKTVNAMGAFVFPFLTLLLNDKIGLSKSETGFFIALSGILYIPSSLIGGKLSDVVGRKKIIVIFETLGILCYGSCCFLQPNMYMAYLLILSGVLFGLAGPAHDAITADLTTPEERQGAYSLNYLGFNFGYAIAQLFAGFLFEHNLKLLFLIDAATGLLGITLIAIFIGETINNGSVEITEDRKMEKKEEGSIFKVLFSRPTLIIFSLALFGYRFVYSQWSFMLPMHAKSNFPIDGAALYGILGTFNATIVVALTPVLTSLFKKKSNVKRVFYAGILFTVGFGLLGFISTKTAFFVSVFIFTLGEILEAISVMPFIMNHTPANHRGRMSSVLPIIMGAGFTAGPFVMGQVLEMTSYAFSWKLCAVIVGIATLWMIRINRRIDNEGVMEQKVTVEDVAYNLE comes from the coding sequence ATGAATAAACTTAAAGAATTATTAGCACCGTATAGAGGATTGAGAAGAGAGATATATATTATTTTCATTGCAAAAACTGTTAATGCAATGGGAGCTTTTGTTTTCCCATTCCTTACATTATTATTGAATGACAAAATTGGATTAAGTAAAAGTGAAACAGGTTTTTTTATTGCCCTTAGTGGTATTTTATACATTCCATCAAGTTTAATAGGTGGAAAATTAAGTGATGTTGTGGGTAGAAAGAAAATCATAGTGATATTTGAGACATTGGGTATATTGTGTTATGGCTCATGTTGTTTTTTACAACCCAATATGTACATGGCATATTTACTTATTTTGTCTGGAGTACTATTTGGTTTAGCTGGACCAGCACATGATGCGATAACTGCTGATTTGACAACTCCTGAAGAAAGACAAGGAGCATATTCACTTAATTATTTGGGTTTTAATTTTGGATATGCTATCGCTCAGCTTTTTGCAGGATTTCTATTTGAACATAATCTTAAGTTATTGTTTTTAATTGATGCCGCAACTGGTTTATTGGGAATAACACTTATTGCTATATTTATTGGAGAAACTATTAATAATGGTAGTGTAGAGATAACCGAAGATCGAAAAATGGAGAAGAAAGAAGAAGGTTCCATATTCAAGGTGTTATTTTCAAGACCAACACTTATTATTTTTTCTTTAGCACTTTTTGGATATAGATTCGTATATTCTCAATGGTCTTTTATGCTGCCAATGCATGCTAAGAGTAATTTTCCAATAGACGGTGCCGCACTTTATGGTATATTGGGAACATTTAATGCTACGATAGTTGTAGCTTTAACCCCTGTTCTAACTTCATTATTTAAGAAGAAAAGCAATGTGAAAAGAGTTTTTTATGCTGGAATATTATTTACAGTTGGATTTGGTTTACTTGGTTTTATATCAACCAAAACAGCATTTTTTGTTTCAGTTTTCATTTTCACACTTGGAGAGATTCTAGAAGCTATAAGTGTAATGCCATTTATCATGAACCATACACCTGCTAATCATAGAGGTAGAATGAGTTCTGTCTTACCTATTATTATGGGAGCAGGTTTTACTGCAGGACCATTCGTTATGGGGCAGGTTCTTGAAATGACTAGTTATGCCTTTAGCTGGAAGTTATGTGCTGTAATTGTTGGGATTGCTACGTTATGGATGATAAGGATTAATAGAAGAATTGATAATGAGGGTGTTATGGAACAAAAGGTTACTGTTGAAGATGTTGCTTACAACTTAGAATAA
- a CDS encoding alkaline phosphatase family protein, translating into MDQHNQYLYVISIDALNSNDFHYIRNLPVFRSFITEGSYSNNMLSIYPSLTYPCHTSIITGTYPNKHGIVSNRKCQPYRYKNPEWYWYENDIQVPTVFDYAMKQNYTCASILWPVMAGADITYNIPELWPIGPSCFITNYIKNSTKNLIIPTLKNIKLSCSAQPTLDDTAENISKYLILKKQPNLLFIHFTQLDYMRHRLGMNTIEAKDLLDNFDKRLERLINCTKKAGIYEKTTFIVLGDHGMNDYDKYICINSIFKQKRLLITDKKNSIISYKAFANACGGSAQICMKNKYDKYLYEKIYNILLELQSNPINGIKQVYTSEKVNRLYHLDNSFQFVLEAENGYVFNNHICNKLIIPRTKLSKPHIADHGFLPTHPNMKTVFFAKGNRIKNTYIHKMNLVDIAPTIAMIMNLPMKNIDGNCLKSCLEY; encoded by the coding sequence ATGGATCAACATAATCAATATCTCTATGTAATCAGTATAGATGCATTAAATAGTAATGATTTCCATTATATCAGAAATCTCCCTGTTTTCAGGTCATTTATTACTGAAGGATCTTATAGCAACAATATGCTTAGTATTTATCCAAGCTTAACATATCCCTGTCATACATCTATAATCACTGGTACTTATCCTAATAAACACGGTATTGTCTCCAACAGGAAATGTCAACCTTACCGATATAAAAACCCTGAATGGTATTGGTATGAAAATGACATACAAGTACCGACTGTATTTGATTATGCTATGAAACAAAACTACACATGTGCAAGCATATTATGGCCAGTAATGGCTGGTGCTGATATAACATATAACATTCCTGAATTATGGCCTATAGGACCATCTTGCTTTATAACCAACTACATTAAAAACAGTACCAAGAATCTAATTATACCAACTTTAAAAAATATCAAATTAAGCTGTTCAGCACAACCAACACTAGATGATACAGCAGAAAACATATCCAAATACCTTATATTAAAAAAGCAGCCTAATCTATTATTCATTCATTTTACACAGTTGGATTATATGAGACATAGACTTGGTATGAATACAATTGAAGCAAAAGATTTACTTGATAACTTTGATAAAAGATTAGAAAGACTTATAAACTGTACCAAAAAAGCTGGAATATATGAAAAAACAACTTTCATAGTCCTTGGAGATCACGGAATGAATGACTATGACAAATATATATGCATTAACTCTATATTCAAACAAAAACGATTACTAATAACTGACAAGAAAAATAGTATCATATCATACAAAGCTTTTGCTAATGCATGTGGCGGTTCAGCTCAAATATGTATGAAAAACAAATATGATAAATACCTATATGAAAAAATTTATAATATATTATTAGAACTACAATCTAATCCGATTAATGGAATCAAACAAGTATATACCAGTGAAAAGGTAAACAGATTATACCATTTGGATAACAGCTTCCAATTTGTTTTAGAAGCAGAAAATGGTTATGTATTTAATAATCATATTTGCAATAAACTAATAATACCTAGAACCAAGTTATCAAAACCTCATATAGCCGATCACGGATTTTTACCTACTCATCCTAATATGAAAACTGTTTTCTTCGCCAAAGGAAATAGAATTAAAAATACCTATATACACAAAATGAATCTAGTAGATATAGCCCCCACAATAGCAATGATCATGAACCTTCCTATGAAAAACATTGATGGCAATTGCTTAAAAAGCTGCCTTGAATATTAA
- the rbr gene encoding rubrerythrin: MKSLKGTKTAENLLKSFAGESQARNRYTFYASTAKKEGYVQISDIFTETADNEKEHAKRFFKFLKKDYKHEAIEITAGFPITLGDTKDNLLAAANGENEEWSDLYPAFAKVAKEEGFDTIAFVFEKIAEVEKHHEERYRKLLSNIENNTVFTKPEKTLWKCGNCGYIHEGESAPEVCPACAHPQSYFELLCDNF; encoded by the coding sequence ATGAAATCATTAAAAGGTACTAAAACAGCTGAAAATTTATTAAAATCTTTTGCAGGAGAATCACAAGCAAGAAATAGATATACATTTTATGCTTCTACTGCAAAAAAAGAAGGATATGTTCAAATATCAGATATATTTACTGAGACAGCAGATAATGAAAAAGAACATGCTAAGAGATTTTTTAAGTTCCTGAAAAAAGACTATAAGCATGAAGCAATTGAAATAACTGCTGGATTTCCTATTACACTTGGAGATACTAAAGACAATTTACTAGCAGCAGCTAATGGAGAAAATGAAGAATGGTCAGATTTATATCCTGCATTTGCAAAAGTTGCAAAAGAAGAAGGATTTGATACTATTGCATTCGTTTTTGAGAAGATTGCTGAAGTAGAGAAACATCATGAAGAGAGATATAGAAAATTATTAAGCAATATTGAAAATAATACAGTATTTACAAAACCAGAAAAAACATTGTGGAAATGTGGTAACTGTGGATATATACATGAGGGAGAAAGTGCTCCAGAAGTATGTCCAGCATGTGCACATCCTCAATCATATTTCGAACTTTTATGTGATAATTTCTAA
- a CDS encoding desulfoferrodoxin: MTKKLEIYKCSHCGNIVEVFIGDGAPIVCCGEKMQLLEEQTADTSKEKHVPFIEETDNGYKVKVGENQTHPMMEKHYIMWIELVADSHIYRKELTPDDEPEATFMVPKADNVFAREYCNVHGLWRKN; encoded by the coding sequence ATGACTAAAAAATTAGAGATCTACAAGTGCTCACATTGTGGTAACATTGTTGAAGTTTTTATAGGTGATGGTGCTCCAATTGTATGTTGTGGAGAAAAGATGCAATTATTAGAAGAACAAACAGCTGATACATCAAAAGAAAAACATGTTCCATTTATTGAAGAAACAGATAATGGATATAAAGTTAAAGTAGGAGAAAATCAAACTCATCCTATGATGGAGAAACATTATATCATGTGGATCGAATTAGTTGCTGATTCACATATATATAGAAAAGAATTGACGCCTGATGATGAACCAGAAGCTACATTCATGGTTCCAAAGGCTGATAATGTTTTTGCAAGAGAGTATTGTAATGTACATGGACTATGGAGAAAAAATTAA
- a CDS encoding YigZ family protein, with translation MIEKYLTIYDNNEAELEQKKSKFIATIKHVETEEEIKIFLEQIRKKYWNATHNVFAYTIGLKQPIERCSDDGEPSGTAGMPILEVIRGMDLRNVIVIVTRYFGGTLLGTGGLVRAYSGCAKLGLETSVVAENILYYLMDVKVNYTLSGKVQYEILQNNYIIYDTQYQDNVIYTVLVEYGKKDVFKSKIMDITSGCVNINNNGLYYGFGDNEQKNIVKFNESPES, from the coding sequence ATGATAGAAAAATATTTAACCATATATGATAATAATGAGGCAGAGTTAGAGCAAAAGAAATCAAAGTTCATAGCTACAATTAAACATGTTGAGACAGAAGAAGAAATAAAAATATTCTTGGAACAAATAAGAAAAAAGTATTGGAATGCAACACATAATGTATTTGCTTATACAATAGGACTAAAGCAACCTATAGAAAGATGCAGTGATGACGGAGAACCTAGTGGAACTGCTGGAATGCCTATATTAGAAGTCATCAGAGGAATGGATCTAAGAAATGTTATAGTGATAGTTACTAGATATTTTGGAGGGACTTTACTTGGTACAGGCGGACTTGTAAGAGCATATAGTGGTTGTGCTAAATTAGGATTAGAGACATCTGTTGTTGCAGAAAATATATTGTATTATTTAATGGACGTTAAGGTAAACTATACTTTATCAGGTAAAGTACAGTATGAAATTTTGCAAAACAATTATATTATATATGATACACAGTACCAAGATAATGTTATATACACTGTTTTAGTAGAGTATGGTAAAAAAGATGTTTTTAAATCCAAGATTATGGATATTACTAGCGGTTGTGTCAATATTAATAATAATGGCTTATATTATGGTTTTGGTGATAATGAACAGAAAAACATAGTCAAATTCAATGAATCACCAGAAAGTTGA
- a CDS encoding lipoate--protein ligase encodes MKQAKVIISTSLDPWKNLSIEEFLVTNLKKDSCVLYLWKNDKTVVIGKNQNPWRECNIPLIEKDGVKLSRRITGGGAVYHGLGNLNFSFVMNKGDYDLNRQLKVILDMCSELGIDGELTGRNDLTVNGRKFSGNAFYHGSSVSLHHGTLLINENMSNLAKYLKVSKEKMSSKGVTSVKSRVSNLATYYEGLSTEKVTDMCIRSFINEYSQDENDVIIEKDPLWFENEEIKKLYEKNASWDWRYGRVPEFQVVLETRLSWGEIQIHLNMKNAIIKEVIIYSDCLDQEFIDDLPKLFIGQKYNSEILADKLRGNTAIPSRKNMLEDIAEWIENKMF; translated from the coding sequence ATGAAACAAGCAAAAGTTATAATAAGTACAAGTTTAGATCCATGGAAAAATCTTTCCATAGAAGAATTTTTGGTTACTAATCTTAAAAAAGATTCATGTGTTTTGTATTTATGGAAGAATGATAAAACAGTAGTTATAGGTAAAAATCAAAATCCTTGGAGGGAATGCAATATTCCGCTTATAGAAAAGGACGGAGTAAAACTATCAAGAAGAATAACTGGTGGTGGAGCCGTATATCATGGACTTGGAAATCTGAATTTTTCTTTTGTCATGAACAAGGGTGATTATGACCTAAATAGGCAATTGAAAGTTATTTTGGATATGTGTAGTGAATTAGGAATTGATGGAGAACTTACTGGGCGTAATGACCTCACTGTCAATGGCAGAAAATTTTCCGGTAATGCATTTTATCATGGATCATCAGTTTCACTTCATCATGGGACTTTGCTCATTAACGAGAACATGAGTAATCTTGCTAAATATTTAAAAGTGTCAAAAGAAAAAATGAGTTCCAAAGGCGTGACATCAGTTAAATCAAGAGTATCTAATTTAGCTACTTATTATGAAGGATTAAGTACAGAAAAAGTTACTGATATGTGTATAAGATCTTTCATAAATGAATATTCACAGGATGAAAATGATGTTATCATAGAAAAAGACCCATTGTGGTTTGAAAATGAAGAGATAAAAAAGTTATATGAAAAAAATGCTTCATGGGATTGGAGATATGGCAGAGTACCTGAATTTCAGGTAGTATTAGAAACAAGATTAAGTTGGGGAGAAATACAAATTCATTTAAATATGAAAAATGCTATAATAAAAGAAGTAATTATTTATTCAGATTGCTTAGATCAAGAATTCATAGATGATCTACCTAAATTATTTATAGGACAAAAATATAATTCTGAAATATTGGCAGATAAATTAAGAGGTAATACTGCAATACCTAGCAGAAAAAATATGCTTGAAGATATTGCCGAATGGATAGAAAATAAAATGTTTTAA
- a CDS encoding glycoside hydrolase family 3 C-terminal domain-containing protein — MQEKIKKIMAELTLEEKASLCSGRDFWTTQPVERLEIPTIMVTDGPHGLRKQAAEADHLGMNTSVPATCFPSGVGLASSWNRELVQKVGVALGEETQTEQVAVLLGPAVNIKRSPLCGRNFEYLSEDPYLSSQIAKHHILGVQSQGVGTSIKHFAANNQEYKRMSVDTIVDERTLREIYLASFETAIKEAKPWTVMCAYNKLNGTYCADNHNLLTEILRDDWGYEGLVVSDWGAEDDRIEGIKAGMDLEMPGNGGINDKKIIQAVKDGNLDEKDLDKVVQRILELVFKGIEKAKDMKYDKQEHDALARRVASECMVLLKNDNKVLPIAKEQKTAVIGELADTPRYQGGGSSHINPTFLHSALDEMKKLGTISFARGYDIDADEPNEEIENEAIKLAKANETVVVFVGLPDRYESEGYDRKHLQMPENQVHLINELSRVNENIVVVLSNGSPIEMPWINNVKGVLEGYLGGQAGGGAVADILYGRVNPSGKLAETFPLKLKHNPSALNYPGKENKVCYNEGLFVGYRYYDAKDIDTLFPFGHGLSYTTFEYKGIEVDKKEIQDTEKVEVTVTVKNTGDVVGKEVIQLYVRDVESSVIRPEKELKEFAKVELVPGEEKKVRFILNNRSFAYYNVDIKDWYVETGDFEILVGSSVVDLPLKTKITVNSTKKINKSFNRNSTFIEIAEHPVGAMVVKNIMENMQKMFGDSDIFDKDAIQEMAGTNTLRSLITFGAMNEEELNGLIQQLNA, encoded by the coding sequence ATGCAAGAAAAAATCAAAAAAATCATGGCAGAATTAACATTAGAAGAAAAAGCTTCATTATGTTCAGGCAGAGATTTCTGGACTACACAACCAGTGGAAAGGTTAGAAATTCCTACAATCATGGTTACAGATGGCCCTCATGGGTTAAGAAAACAAGCAGCAGAAGCTGATCATTTAGGTATGAACACTTCTGTACCAGCAACCTGTTTCCCTTCCGGGGTAGGATTGGCATCATCATGGAATAGAGAGCTAGTGCAGAAGGTTGGAGTGGCATTAGGTGAAGAGACACAGACAGAACAAGTAGCAGTTCTATTAGGACCTGCAGTAAATATCAAACGATCACCATTATGCGGTAGAAATTTTGAATATTTATCAGAAGACCCTTACCTATCATCACAAATAGCTAAACATCATATACTAGGAGTCCAAAGCCAAGGTGTAGGTACATCAATAAAACATTTTGCAGCCAATAATCAAGAATATAAAAGAATGAGTGTTGATACTATTGTTGATGAAAGAACACTTAGAGAAATTTATCTTGCAAGTTTTGAAACTGCTATAAAAGAAGCAAAACCATGGACAGTGATGTGTGCTTATAATAAATTGAATGGTACATATTGTGCAGATAACCATAATCTATTAACAGAAATCCTCAGAGATGATTGGGGTTATGAAGGATTAGTTGTTTCAGACTGGGGAGCAGAAGATGATAGAATAGAAGGAATAAAAGCAGGAATGGATTTAGAAATGCCTGGTAACGGAGGTATTAATGATAAAAAGATAATACAAGCAGTTAAAGATGGTAACTTGGATGAAAAAGATTTAGATAAAGTCGTACAGAGAATATTGGAACTTGTATTCAAGGGTATAGAAAAAGCTAAAGACATGAAGTATGACAAACAAGAACATGATGCATTAGCAAGAAGAGTAGCTTCTGAATGTATGGTGCTTCTTAAAAATGATAATAAGGTTTTACCAATAGCTAAAGAGCAAAAAACTGCTGTTATAGGTGAATTAGCTGATACACCAAGATATCAAGGTGGAGGAAGTTCTCATATCAATCCTACATTTTTACATAGTGCTCTAGATGAAATGAAGAAATTAGGAACAATAAGTTTTGCAAGAGGATATGATATTGATGCTGACGAACCAAATGAAGAAATAGAAAATGAAGCAATTAAGTTGGCGAAAGCAAATGAAACAGTTGTAGTATTTGTTGGTCTACCTGATAGGTATGAATCAGAAGGTTATGATAGAAAACACTTACAAATGCCAGAGAATCAAGTTCATCTAATAAATGAGTTGAGTAGGGTTAATGAAAATATTGTTGTTGTATTATCTAATGGTTCTCCTATAGAAATGCCTTGGATAAATAATGTAAAAGGAGTACTTGAAGGATATCTTGGAGGTCAAGCAGGTGGAGGAGCAGTTGCGGATATTCTATATGGTAGAGTCAATCCATCAGGTAAATTAGCGGAGACTTTCCCTTTGAAATTAAAACATAATCCATCAGCACTTAATTATCCGGGAAAAGAAAATAAAGTCTGTTACAATGAAGGTTTATTTGTAGGTTATAGATATTATGATGCAAAAGATATAGACACTTTATTCCCATTTGGGCACGGACTCAGTTATACAACTTTCGAATATAAAGGTATAGAAGTAGATAAAAAAGAAATACAAGATACAGAAAAGGTAGAGGTAACTGTAACAGTTAAAAATACTGGAGACGTGGTTGGAAAAGAAGTCATTCAGCTATATGTAAGAGATGTAGAATCATCAGTTATCAGACCAGAAAAAGAATTAAAAGAATTCGCAAAAGTTGAATTAGTACCTGGAGAGGAAAAGAAAGTCAGATTCATATTAAATAATCGTTCTTTTGCTTATTACAATGTAGATATTAAAGATTGGTATGTAGAAACGGGAGATTTTGAAATTCTAGTAGGTTCATCAGTAGTTGATTTACCACTTAAGACAAAGATTACAGTTAATTCCACCAAAAAAATAAATAAATCTTTTAATAGAAACTCTACATTCATTGAGATTGCTGAGCATCCAGTAGGAGCAATGGTAGTTAAAAATATTATGGAAAATATGCAGAAGATGTTTGGTGATTCTGACATATTTGACAAAGATGCTATACAGGAAATGGCAGGGACCAATACACTTAGATCTCTAATAACCTTTGGAGCTATGAATGAAGAAGAGTTAAATGGATTAATTCAACAATTGAATGCATAA
- a CDS encoding AraC family transcriptional regulator: MFIGNMDFRQIFNSFKISDMFLKEEYLYKELKNNSSSYTHYPYELEKKLYQAILTGNLVDIEKVGNEYSTYPRSVLCQNNSIRSLKNNLICSCALITRMAIETGLEENYAYFLSDLYINKIESLNEEELLVNLNAIMILDFMTQIKNSLTTNKNNYSDITKKVIKYIDDNLCSNLTLTDVAKHINTNSSYLSRLFKKEVGVSFTKYIHINRIKKAQHLLLFTNLSLVEISTLLGYTTQSHFCKIFKQISGITPNNFKQNHVKKV; encoded by the coding sequence GTGTTTATTGGCAATATGGACTTCAGACAGATTTTCAATTCCTTTAAAATATCAGATATGTTTTTGAAAGAAGAATATCTATATAAAGAATTAAAAAATAACAGCTCTAGTTATACTCACTATCCATATGAACTGGAAAAGAAACTATATCAAGCAATTCTAACTGGTAACTTAGTTGATATAGAAAAGGTTGGTAATGAGTATAGTACTTATCCTCGTTCTGTCTTATGCCAAAACAACTCGATAAGATCTCTAAAAAACAACTTGATATGTAGCTGTGCTCTTATTACCAGAATGGCTATAGAAACTGGATTAGAAGAAAACTATGCGTATTTTCTCAGTGACCTATATATCAATAAAATAGAGTCATTAAATGAAGAAGAACTCTTGGTCAATTTAAATGCTATAATGATACTTGATTTCATGACTCAAATCAAAAATAGTCTAACTACCAATAAAAATAATTACTCTGATATAACTAAAAAAGTAATTAAATACATAGATGATAATCTATGCAGTAATCTTACCCTTACTGATGTAGCTAAACATATTAATACTAACAGTAGCTATTTATCAAGACTATTCAAAAAAGAAGTAGGTGTAAGTTTTACAAAATACATTCATATCAACAGGATTAAGAAGGCTCAACATCTACTTTTGTTTACTAACTTGTCACTAGTAGAAATATCCACTTTATTAGGTTATACTACTCAAAGCCATTTTTGTAAAATATTCAAACAGATTAGTGGTATAACTCCTAACAACTTCAAACAAAATCACGTCAAAAAAGTTTAA
- a CDS encoding DUF6514 family protein has protein sequence MKKRLQGTREVVTENNHIINLEYYLIETPYYEKNSLKVAYGIEILKKDNKILESDIVSKITDCKDKVMIILNKLIANTVTPVGMVVAIDELL, from the coding sequence ATGAAAAAGCGTCTACAAGGAACAAGAGAAGTTGTAACTGAGAATAATCATATTATTAACCTAGAGTATTATTTAATTGAAACCCCATATTATGAAAAAAATTCATTAAAGGTAGCTTATGGTATCGAAATACTTAAGAAAGATAATAAAATCTTAGAATCGGATATCGTTTCAAAAATAACAGATTGTAAAGATAAAGTTATGATAATACTTAATAAGCTAATAGCTAATACAGTTACTCCAGTTGGAATGGTAGTAGCTATTGATGAATTATTATAG
- a CDS encoding PfkB family carbohydrate kinase: MIVTIALNPSINKLAVIDGLEVDGENKVQDYRITLGESPIYTAYMIKLLQGEPYVLGFLGGMGGRFIQNVMQKSRIKSDFIFNIGESQSIYKIVDSINLTETTLIDNNMTVDERDKNNLKHKLQNKIKDAKVLVIGGDLPKGTDYDFAEHIIEMAIKHDTKIISSLKGQNLRKSLSLNLFALKISDDNISDLVDIDTLTYDNYYILKKLYDILTLNKIHYLVYDSNDGVYVISKSKICKAVISETKEISDNIGSSDSLVGALAVSIERRYEQEKLAKYLMASKIAVKNSKYPTICNRKDIDYYYNKVKIVEIMNRKRGFIE; this comes from the coding sequence ATGATTGTTACTATAGCACTTAATCCTTCAATCAATAAGTTAGCTGTTATTGACGGATTAGAAGTGGATGGTGAAAATAAGGTACAAGATTACAGGATAACTTTAGGAGAAAGCCCGATATACACTGCATACATGATAAAGCTACTCCAAGGAGAACCTTATGTCTTAGGATTTTTAGGGGGAATGGGTGGTAGATTTATACAGAATGTTATGCAGAAAAGCAGAATAAAATCAGATTTTATTTTTAACATAGGTGAGAGTCAATCCATATATAAGATTGTTGACTCTATTAATTTAACAGAAACTACATTGATTGATAATAACATGACAGTAGATGAAAGAGATAAAAATAATCTAAAGCATAAACTTCAAAATAAAATAAAAGATGCTAAGGTATTAGTTATTGGTGGAGATTTGCCGAAAGGTACTGATTATGATTTTGCAGAACATATCATAGAAATGGCTATTAAGCATGATACAAAAATCATATCATCATTAAAAGGACAAAATCTCAGAAAGTCATTAAGCCTTAATCTATTTGCTCTGAAAATATCTGATGATAATATTTCCGATTTGGTTGATATAGATACGTTAACGTATGATAATTACTATATATTAAAAAAATTATATGATATTCTCACTTTAAATAAAATACACTATCTGGTATATGATTCTAATGATGGTGTTTATGTAATATCTAAAAGTAAAATATGTAAAGCTGTAATTAGTGAAACAAAAGAAATATCTGACAACATAGGTTCTAGCGATTCGCTGGTAGGAGCATTGGCAGTATCTATAGAGCGTAGATATGAGCAAGAAAAATTGGCTAAATATCTGATGGCAAGTAAAATAGCTGTTAAAAATTCAAAATATCCTACTATATGCAATAGAAAGGATATTGATTACTATTATAATAAGGTAAAAATTGTTGAAATAATGAATAGGAAGAGAGGTTTTATAGAATAA